The sequence ctttccctctgactttctctttctacctccacctccacctaccccatctcttcctccctccccctaACCCCTCCCTTTtgctctcttttcctccctccttttatctctccctcttcctctatccttactttctccccctcttcctcccttcattaatcccccctctctctttctgaccccccttctctttctccctctttccccctTCTCcaaccctcttcctctctctttttctctcaccccgtatatattttttttcctctctatgTCTTTCTCCcccaaccaccccccccccccccgttcctctctgtttttttgcCCCCTTTCCCCATCTGCCTCTCTCTTTGACTTGTTTTTTATAACAtattacaaaaacaagacataaaCCAGTTGTGACGACATCCCATCTGACCTGGGAACACATTGGGATCCCCCCCAGTACGAGCTAGAGACCATGGCTGGGGAGGGGGACATCTGGGATGCCTCAATTGCGACCCAACCTCCCATAAGGTAAAGacattggatggatggatgaattcaTAGTATCAAAAAGTCAGTCAGACGACTACAGTGCTCAATCAAATGAAGCACATCGACTAGTTGGGCCTGCACGACTAATTTACCACACCACAAGAGTGAGTCACTGAATAAATAGATATACCTTGTGCTCCTTGTTGATGGTGACCTCTTGTTGACAAAGATCCttttgggtaaaatcttaatTCTGATATAGTAATAACTATAATACACATGATATATTCAAAACATAATGTTTATAAACATGAAACTGAAATATTACTTCTTCATGTTAATGATGAGGTTTCTCACACACTTAAGATACAaagacaccaaaaaaaaaaaagaggtatgACCTTTGTCAGGTTTTGAGTACGGCTGCCTTGTCTTGTTGTTCTTCAGTAGGTCAACATTATCATTAGGAAGGATCTCCCAACTTTTCAATTGTGActtcaaaacaaaagtgaaagaGTTAGAAATGCTATGTTTACTTACAGCTGGTCAAATTATTTTGCAGCTCTCCCAGTTCTTCTAGCAGCATATTTGGTGGCCTCTGAAACGCAGACAATATAACAGAAATAATACTAATCGAGCATTCTACTCATTCCTGGTTACTAGTTCCCAAGTCATGTATCTCTAATTAGCTCTACTTCATCACAACTTCTTATAACCTGTTAACTCACCGATTTTTGAATCATCTCAAACACGTTCTTTCTCAGTTTGAAATCCCCGGCTCTGGGTAACAGCTGGGTCAGATCCTCTCGAGTCAGTGACTGGATGTCAGTGTCGGTTTCCAAACCTGcttctatatataaatacagtacgCAGGTGTTGAGCAGGTAGTTTTGTTGATAATGTTACAAAATCAGTCCATTTGAATTTCCCTTTCAGGTGTTCAAGTGTCTCTGAGGGAGGACTAAACCCTGACTGGTGCTTGTACAATAAAGCTAAAGTGAGGGAGCTGCTTCCAGCTTCACTATATACTGTGGTTAAGTTCTGACTATAAGTTGGAGCTGTTCGACCTTTAATTACCATGATTGCCGTGGCAACCTGTATTAGTTTTGTGTCTTAGAAATGTGGCAGAAGAAGCAGCAAGCTATTTAATGTACCGTCTTCAGCATTAGCATAATCTTCAGAAGTGACTTCCTTAGCAAGCTCAAGTCTACACTCTTAAATGTTAATTTAGCACGTGTGCTGTTATATGGTGCTATGTTATTTTTACTTCTAATAAATATATTGGGTTACTTGCATCTGCTACTTTTTCTGGACTTTTTAACAAATTATTGATCATATCATTTTGGTCAgtatggtggtggtgtgtgtgtttcctgtggataTGCATGTTAGAAAAGTTCACTCACGTTTCAGGACGTCAGCTGCCTTTTGGGACATGATCTGTATTTCCTTCAGTAAATCTCCCATGACTGcacctgaagaaaaaacaaacaaaaaacaaacggaTAAATAACAAGAACACTTTTAGAACAATGAACCTCTCTGTTCACATCTTCCTCCcccatctcttcctccctccctctttctctctgacttTCTCTTTCTACCTCAACTTACCCCATCTCTTCTTCCCTCCCCCTAACCCCTCCCTTTCactctcttttcttccctccttctctctctccctcttcctctctccttactttctccccctcttcctcccttcgttaatcccctctctctctttctaccccCCTTCCCTTtctcccttcccccccccctctccaaccctcttcctctctccccctgtatctttcccctcccccccccccccccgtttctcCCTGTCCTTCTGCCCCCCTtccccctctgcctctctccatgACTTGATGATTTTGATAACAtattacaaaaacaagacataaaCCTTTGTGACTACCGAATGAACCTCACGACGTTAAACTGGAGAAAATGGTGGacgaaaaataaaaggaaaaataaacactgacctttttGATCCGAGTCACGCGACAGATTATTGACTCTAAtaatcaatatatatttaatataagaaTAATCAATAACTGTCCAATAATTTTAAGGCATCAAGGGCTCGTCTCGTTGGCAATCAAGTGTTTCagcagaatgtgagtctgaccATGACAGTCAAGAcagaagagaaagtgaaagttaGAACGTTGACTTGCGTCATGTGTTATCTTATTATCATTACTAATAATTAACTAatttgattattatgattattattgttattataaacaCTGTCATTGTTTACCCAGATATATATCATCTTCAGTAACAAGTTCATGTTCCAATGTCGAGtgtaaccagcagagggcggcaGTACACAACTTTTCAAGTCAGAGGCCAAGTCAACTTTACTGTCAATTCTGCCAGGTGTACACGATGTATATACCGCCTCTCTCTGATCCCCGGTGTACAGAACATATAAGCTAGTACATAGTACAACAATGTATGCAGTCATACGGCACATTGTGGATTATACGATAAGAGAAGTGTAAACAGGTATAGtgcaaaaactgaaaaaagactTAATGTGaagaaatgtaatattattCATAATATTGCACTGCTGCATTTTGTTAGGCTTTTGTAAACATGATATCCTTCTTTCTCTATACAGACTGTCAGTGTGTGGATGCAgtgacaaaaacaagacataaaCCAGTTGTGACGACAGAATGAACCTCACGACGTTACACTGGAGAAAATGGTGGacggaaaagaaaaggaaaaagaaacactTACCTTTTTGATCCGAGTCACGCGACAGATGATTGACTTCaataatcaatatatatatatatatatatataatatataagaataATCAATAACTGTCCAATAATTTTAAAGCATCAAGGGTTCGTCTCGTTGGCGATGAAGTGCGTCTGACCATGACAGGCAAGACAGAAGAGAAAGTGAAATTAGAATGTCGACTTTCGTCATGTGTTAACGACGCTGCGAACGATCATTGGTCAATGGGGCAGAGATCAGCTGCGTTCACTCTCTTTATGActtcgatgtgtgtgtgtgtgtgtgtgtgtgtgtgtgtgtatgtgtgtgtgtgtggggtgtgtgtgtgtgtgtgtgtgtttgtgtgtgtgtgtgtgtgtgtgcgggtgagtgagtgagtgagaaccTCCGGTGACATGTTAGTATCATTATGTCTACtgattagggcccgagcacttacagtgggaggccctattgaaattgtaataattgttattattattattattcaggcaaagtagttggctttttgagggctttaacctGCTCAAATGACGATGCTGGAGAATAAAGAAAAGCGAGGAGCGATGTAGAATCCAAGTCTAATGTCACTCAGCGGTTTGTCTGCAAGTGTTGGaagctgagttttttttttccttgaagCTGTGACACTGTCAGTGAGTGAAGGgcttttctctcctgtgtcaGACTTTCCTCAGGGGGCCAGGCAGCTCCCGGTGGTGCTTCTTAGTCTCCGTCATGTATGTTGATGGAATATGAGACAGTTTAGTGCAGATCGCTCTGCGTCGCTTGCTCTGTACGTGATGACATGCACCACTGAACATGTGCGACTGCTCCTTCATTGGCTTAGCGTTGGTCCTGTGCAGCTCACATGCTTTTGATATTTCACTTCAGTCTTTGAACCCTCTATAGtggaacaaaacacaaacgttaATTGTGTCAAAAGAAGAGATTAATGCTTTATTTACAACGAGAACAACAGAAGCTCTTTGatattctccttcctctttggGAATACATGCATACAAAAAGAGGGTTACTTAGTCAAACATTTAACTGCAAAGCTTGTTCAGCAGAGTGGTTTCTTTTTTACAAGCAGTGGCAATCTTTAGCTGGAAGATGATAATTGGGTATCAGGAGTCTATGTGTTGGATCCAGTGGGCAGGAATCTCAACAGGCTGGTTTGGCCTCCAGTCTAACTGTTCACTGCAGATTTAAGGCTGGAGTCAGGATTTTAAATCAACAAGTGTCATTCTTCTTTGCTGGACGTGTTTATGAGTGACAGGATCACATGACTGGTTGGGCAGCATGGTGAAGTGGTGGCTGGCACTGTTGCCTTACAGCTAGATGGTTCCTGGTCCGAATCCCAGTGTCTTATtctttgtggagtttgcatgttctccttgtgTCTGAGTGGAATTTCTCCCAGTACTCCATCTTCATCCCACAGTTCAAAGGTGTGAATGTTTATAATTATTAAAATTTTGTGAATTAGAAGTTCAACATGATATTTCATTTCAGGGCACTGCTGTAAATGTCTGTGTCATTGTTTTTTGTGTACAATTGCTCCAATATAGTTCTGTcattatatatcattttttaCTTGTGCTGCCAAATACTtcgaataattttttttataaatacactTCTATCTGCTGTACCATCATTTTACAGGCTGTTATTCTAATGCACAACTTTGTATAGCTTTAGTTATTTATCTTGAAATCTGCATTTATATTTTACTTAATACTCTGCCTTGGTTACTTGTGTCTTTCAATCACCTTTTACTTAAACTATTTGTATTGTCAGTATCTCCATTAGCACGTACTTCTCTACAGTGACAGCTTTGTAGAAGTTCTGGTGGCGAGACTTTCATCTCACCGCAGTGGAACTATTCTTgactcattttcaacttttatTATTCTTCTGCTCTTGTGTTTGCTACTGGATGACAAAATTTCCCTCGGGATCAACaaagcatccatccatccttattttatcttattttatctaatttgatataatttggAGCCTAGTGGTTTAAATCCAATTGAAGGCCCTAATAATCACCAATTCTTAAAAACATTAGCTACACATATGCATATAACCACACAGCAATGCAAGTGTGCATGTCTTTAAGTACATTTATTAAACATGATGTCAGGTGAACTTCTTCAAAGTCTTAAATGAGTTGCACGTAATACGAAACAAATACATTCTGAAGATAAACACTATAGAATCATTCATCCATTATGGTCATACCCATACTTgaagtttattttgtgttatcaTGTACATTAATTACATATGAAGCATTCTGAGGCATTCCATTGTAAGCAGTTAGAGCAAAATGtacattaaaacaaactttatttgcGAATCTATTCATTGTTTTGTCTCTCGTAGGTCAATACACAAAGTTGTCTGATCACTGAATGTGTAGCCTCTGCACTGTTAATCTCTTACTTAAAAACCATGACTGGTACAAAGACACACCACATTAAATTATGGCAGCTTTAGAAAATTAACAGCAGacatggaaaaaaaattatttaatgtcatcctctcctctgtgaTTTTACATACCAATGTTTAACATACTGTTAATATATATTTGGttaattatacattttctctgtttgtttctgttgttggaGCTGATACCATCCAatgcgatttttttttttacctccatcAAAGTGGTTATGTATTCACCttgttgtttgtaaacaagattgtTATCTTAacccagtggttctcaaactttcaTGCCCCACTTTGGAGCTAAAATTGTTTTCATGAAttcaattataatcactttgttacaaagatgataaagctcagccaaaaagaacacatgcatgtgactggggtgtaatgtttctaagggtcttcttaatttgttgggtcttATAGAGTTTTCAGGCATAAaatacacactggtctctcctcatgtcctaccgCATTGACCCTGATttttttactgctccgccgttaaagtgATGCGGatgtcaaaacattagttcggctataatattacTTCCGTCTCACATTCGCCCCCTCCCGGCCGCTCGTCCCACCTGTTGTGCCTCCACGTCCCAGCTGTTTTGCCTCTGAGCCCCACATCCAGGTACGAGGGTCAAGCCAACTTGAAGGACCCTGACCAGAAGTACTTGCCCTGGTATCTGTACTTCTATGATCACTGTGCTTCAGTAATTCTTGTTTTATCTCAGAGACAGCTGTGTCATTTAGTTTGCACTCCAGTAACCCACGTAAGTTCTCATGGTAGAAAACATTGACCTGCAACACGTCATTCCTGTCATCAATCGATGTATTTAAACACAGTGAGGACTTGGACTCACATACATGGTGCATTTTCACCAGAATGACGGGTTTGTCACCtgtggaggggaaaaaaggatATATATTTCATGTACACAGTATATAATCAagacatttatatttctttgaATTCTGAATTAAAAAGACTGTTAGTAATATATCAATATCTTAGCAACTAAATGTCTATTGCGTACATCTCATATTTCAAACAAATTATATTGAGCTTCTTGTTCAAATGAATTTGGCTGCAAAAAGGCCCTTACCTGGGACACCTGTCATCGCTCTCTTCACGTCTGACTCAGGGCGTGTAGTGATTGGacagaaaacaataataatctgGCTGTCCTGAGAGTTTTCCAAAAGCCGGACGTCGCCCTTAGTGGCGCGATTCACTTGATCCATCAGCTGTGTATGGGCGCCAAAGGTTTGACCTCTGACAACCATCTTGTACTTCACTGTGACAATAGGAAGAAAAAAGGTTGTGAAGCTGACACGTATACAATTACAAGAATCAGGTGATCTTGCTATGAGTTAAGTGTCAATTCTAAGCTCccatttttataaatatgacCCTGTTAATCAGACCTTTTTACTGCTTCTACTACAAGTAATACTCTGCAGCTACTGCTGATTGTTTAATTATTCAACTTACCTTCCTGAAAGTAGTGTGCTGACATCCTGGCATTTGAGTCTCCTAATTGGAAAGACAGAACCACAGttgtttgtattctttttacCAATTGGAGTCAGGTTGGTTTATATTAAACAAATACTCCCAAGATTCTGAAATAATACcatagtacacacacacacacacacacacacacacacacacactcactttaacACAATTTTTGTCGCctattcactttctttaattctCCAGATTTGGCCACAAGTGAAGGAGTTTAAGTATCTCAGGGTCAGGTTCACAAGTGAGGGTGAGGTGGGGCATGAGATTGACAGGTGGGTCGGTGTAGCATCAGCAGTAGTGCAGCCGGTGTACAGGACTTTTTGTGGTGAAGAAGGAGCTGAGCCGCAGGGCAAAGCTTTTGATTTACCAGTCGATCTACATTCCAACCTTCACCTGCGCTCACAAGCTCTGAGCAGTGATTGAAA comes from Pleuronectes platessa chromosome 17, fPlePla1.1, whole genome shotgun sequence and encodes:
- the LOC128459737 gene encoding uncharacterized protein LOC128459737 isoform X4 — its product is MCIIVITISQFSWYPIGSLSETRKDHQQGAQGDSNARMSAHYFQEVKYKMVVRGQTFGAHTQLMDQVNRATKGDVRLLENSQDSQIIIVFCPITTRPESDVKRAMTGVPGDKPVILVKMHHVCESKSSLCLNTSIDDRNDVLQVNVFYHENLRGLLECKLNDTAVSEIKQELLKHSDHRSTDTRASTSGQGPSSWLDPRTWMWGSEAKQLGRGGTTGGTSGREGANVRRK